The Obesumbacterium proteus DNA window ACGCTATCGTGAGTTCCGTGCAGATGCGGGTTCAGCTAATCTAGTGGGGCGTGAGAAAATGATCGCAGCGCTACAGCGCTTGAAAACCAGCTATGAGCCGCAGGAAGAAGGGAGCATGATGGCATTTTGCATCAATGGTCGTAATAAATCATTTAGCGAACTGTTCCTGTCACATCCGCCGTTAGATAAGCGTATTGAAGCCTTACGTACCGGCCAATATCTGAAGTAATTTAGATTTGCCATCGACGGCAGAGATAGCACGTTACATATAAAAAGGAGCCATATGGCTCCTTTTTACTATCCGAAAAACCTGATATCACCGTGCAACGCGCAGGCCACCTTCGGCTCCGCGTGGAGAGAACACCACTTGCCATAGCTGGATATCTCGAGCGCGGAAAGCCCCCGCGCAAGCATTGAGATAATAGCTAAACATGCGGAAGAAGCGTTGAGAATAGTTATGCTCGATCTTCGGCCAATTCTGCACGAAGCGTTCATACCAAGCCATTAGCGTGCGGTCGTAATCAGCCCCAATATTGTGCCAGTCTTCCATCACGAATTTACCTTCACTGGTGGTTGCGATGTGCTTAATTGAAGGGAGGCAGCCATTAGGGAAGATATATTTATTGATCCAAGGATCTACATTCATATTGGTTTCGTTTGCGCCAATGGTATGCAGCAAGAAAAGACCATCAGGTTTTAAATTACGCGCCACCACGTTGAAGTAGGTTTGATAGTTCTTTGGCCCAACATGCTCGAACATGCCCACTGACACAATGCGATCGTACTGTGAGTTAAGGTCGCGATAGTCTTGTAGCAAAATTTGCACGTCTAAATCTTTACAACGTTCCTGTGCCATTTTCTGTTGTTCTGCTGAAATGGTGACGCCGTGAACGGATACGCCGTAGTTCTTCGCTGCATAAGCTGCCAAACCGCCCCAGCCACAGCCGATATCCAGCAAGGTCATACCAGGCCGCAGTTGAAGCTTTTCGCAGATCAGTTTTAGCTTAGCCTCCTGAGCTTGTTTTAGCGTCGTCGCATCTTTCCAGTAAGCACAGGAATATTGCATGTAGGGATCAAGCATTAGGCTGAATAGGTCGTTGCCTAAGTCGTAGTGTTCTTTGCCGACGATCCACGCACGTTTTTTCGATTGAAGATTGGTAAGACGCGCCGCGGCGACACGCAAGGTGTCTTTGATGTGGTGTGGCAGCTGATTCTCAAGCCCAGCTCGCAGCACCTTCTGAAAGAAAATATCTAAGCGGTCGCACTCCCACCAGCCGTCCATATAGCTCTCACCTAAACCGAGTGAGCCTTCTTGCAAAACGCGCTTGAAAAAGTGTGGATTTTTAACGCGAATATCAAAAGGGCGCGAGCCATTAACCTCGATATCTGCCGACTGCAACATTTCACTGGCAATTCGATACCATTGACTGTTTTGCACGCTTAGATCTTCTATACACGATGAACTCATAGTTTCTCCATGAACCAAATTCTTCATAAAACTGACCTGCTAGAGAGCGTTGGCAATCTAAAGGCGCACGAGTACCAACGGATAATCCGCGGTGTTTAACCCGACTTAGAAAAATGGAAAACTGAGGAAACCCATGCGTTTAGCAGGGACTCATCCTTAAGAAAAAATGTGATGTGATCCGCACATCGGAAAGTAAAAGTTACTTACTAGCAGAATAATTGTAAAAGCAACCTTCGCAGTATAGGACGCAGCGGTGAGAGACTCAAGTATGAATCTACACCGCTGCTCAATGGCTTAGCCTAAAGGAGACAAAAATAAATTAATGCTGTGACAGGTGTTTTTTGCTGGATTCATTTACCGTTAGTGACTCATTAGTTAACTTCTTTGTGACGCTGTCACTTTTGAGCCAATAACCGATTGCCACTAATACCACCGTGCCCGCCATGATGGCGGTTGTGGCCAATAATGCAGACTCGACGAAAACGGATACCAGCAGGCTTGCCAAGAAACAGATGCCTAGCTGTAGCGTGTTCTGCAGTGCGGCCGCTTTACCACTGCTTTCTGGGAATGGGGT harbors:
- the cfa gene encoding cyclopropane fatty acyl phospholipid synthase yields the protein MSSSCIEDLSVQNSQWYRIASEMLQSADIEVNGSRPFDIRVKNPHFFKRVLQEGSLGLGESYMDGWWECDRLDIFFQKVLRAGLENQLPHHIKDTLRVAAARLTNLQSKKRAWIVGKEHYDLGNDLFSLMLDPYMQYSCAYWKDATTLKQAQEAKLKLICEKLQLRPGMTLLDIGCGWGGLAAYAAKNYGVSVHGVTISAEQQKMAQERCKDLDVQILLQDYRDLNSQYDRIVSVGMFEHVGPKNYQTYFNVVARNLKPDGLFLLHTIGANETNMNVDPWINKYIFPNGCLPSIKHIATTSEGKFVMEDWHNIGADYDRTLMAWYERFVQNWPKIEHNYSQRFFRMFSYYLNACAGAFRARDIQLWQVVFSPRGAEGGLRVAR